The Nitrogeniibacter aestuarii genome has a window encoding:
- a CDS encoding multiheme c-type cytochrome: MHALCRFVLTVLAVPAALAAAPQAGPRPDHVADGECLACHVAQGEGWRDSKHAHAMAPATPQTVLGDFSQARFARGGEQARFEQRNGRFFVHTEDATGRSAERPVEYTFGVRPLQQVLLPQAGGRLQAFTLAWDTERQQWFSLHPDGAVPPGSNLHWTGRYQNWNMMCGECHTTAYRKGYDDREDTYRTTWAAPNVGCQACHGGGRAHVDSARALAATASAAGASASSTPPVRTTNQALFADRSGAPAQVDQCAACHARRSRLLEETTPGTPLLDNFVPDNLRADLYHSDGQQRDEVFEYGSYRQSRMYQAGVACTSCHEPHSGRLRAPGNALCLQCHQPAPDTARFSGLKPKDYDTPAHHFHTAGSPGSQCVECHMPSQNYMVVHARRDHAIRIPRPDLTRTLGTPNACQHCHADKPPEWAEAAIERHHGKRNRPEHYGEVLAAARRGDVAALPRLAALIRDTTQPAIVRATALETWADQNPGPVPATALNDPDPAVRVAAAAAVAARPAEERLGQLPPLLTDPRRGVRITAARGLVDLPDSRLEPASVAPRRAAMAELTTARQAMADIPSVQLDMAAIALAQRDVASAETHYRRALEREPALQNARLGLAALLSATERTDEALELLRAGLAQSPAPGQLHLALSLLAGQQAQWETAARELREAVRLMPGHAQAQRNLDAVERYLARAGAGARE, from the coding sequence ATGCACGCCCTGTGTCGATTTGTCCTGACGGTGCTTGCGGTACCGGCGGCCCTGGCCGCCGCGCCGCAGGCGGGGCCACGCCCTGACCATGTCGCCGACGGCGAATGCCTGGCCTGCCATGTCGCACAGGGCGAAGGCTGGCGCGACTCGAAACACGCCCACGCCATGGCCCCGGCAACACCGCAGACCGTGCTGGGCGACTTCAGCCAGGCCCGGTTCGCCCGCGGCGGCGAGCAGGCCCGCTTCGAGCAGCGCAACGGGCGCTTTTTTGTCCACACCGAAGACGCCACGGGCCGCAGCGCCGAACGACCGGTCGAATACACCTTCGGCGTCCGCCCACTGCAACAGGTGCTGCTGCCCCAGGCCGGCGGACGCCTGCAGGCCTTCACCCTCGCCTGGGACACCGAACGCCAACAGTGGTTTTCCCTTCACCCGGACGGCGCCGTCCCGCCGGGCTCCAATCTGCACTGGACCGGCCGCTACCAGAACTGGAACATGATGTGCGGCGAGTGCCACACCACCGCCTACCGCAAGGGCTACGACGACCGCGAAGACACCTATCGCACCACCTGGGCAGCACCGAACGTCGGCTGCCAGGCCTGCCACGGGGGTGGTCGGGCCCATGTGGACAGCGCGCGCGCCCTCGCGGCCACTGCCTCCGCCGCCGGAGCGAGTGCATCGAGCACACCCCCGGTGCGCACCACCAACCAGGCCCTCTTCGCCGATCGGTCCGGCGCCCCTGCCCAGGTGGACCAATGCGCCGCCTGCCACGCCCGACGCAGCCGGCTGCTCGAAGAGACCACCCCCGGCACGCCCCTGCTCGACAACTTCGTCCCCGACAACCTACGCGCCGACCTCTATCATTCCGACGGTCAGCAGCGGGACGAAGTCTTCGAGTACGGCTCATACCGCCAGAGCCGCATGTATCAGGCCGGCGTCGCCTGCACCAGCTGCCATGAACCCCACAGCGGCCGCTTGCGCGCCCCGGGCAATGCGCTGTGCCTGCAATGCCATCAGCCGGCCCCCGACACCGCACGTTTCAGCGGCCTGAAACCCAAGGACTACGACACGCCGGCACATCACTTCCACACTGCGGGCAGCCCCGGCAGCCAGTGCGTTGAATGCCACATGCCGAGCCAGAACTACATGGTGGTCCATGCCCGGCGCGACCACGCCATCCGCATTCCGCGCCCGGACCTGACCCGCACGCTTGGCACCCCCAACGCCTGCCAGCACTGCCACGCCGACAAACCGCCCGAATGGGCCGAAGCGGCCATCGAACGCCATCATGGCAAACGGAACCGCCCCGAACACTATGGCGAAGTGCTTGCAGCGGCCCGCCGGGGTGACGTGGCCGCCCTCCCCCGGCTCGCCGCCCTGATCCGCGACACCACCCAGCCCGCCATCGTCCGCGCCACGGCGCTGGAGACCTGGGCCGACCAGAACCCCGGCCCGGTGCCCGCCACCGCACTGAATGACCCGGACCCGGCGGTTCGTGTGGCTGCGGCGGCGGCCGTCGCAGCGCGCCCCGCCGAAGAGCGCCTGGGCCAGCTGCCACCATTGCTCACCGACCCGCGCCGGGGCGTGCGTATCACCGCCGCCCGGGGCCTGGTCGACCTGCCCGACAGCCGCCTTGAACCGGCATCGGTCGCCCCGCGCCGGGCCGCCATGGCCGAGCTGACAACCGCCCGACAGGCCATGGCCGACATACCCAGCGTCCAGCTCGACATGGCCGCCATCGCCCTCGCACAACGCGACGTCGCCAGCGCGGAGACACACTACCGACGCGCCCTCGAGCGCGAACCCGCCCTGCAGAACGCCCGCCTCGGCCTCGCCGCCCTGCTCTCGGCCACTGAACGGACCGACGAAGCGCTTGAACTGCTACGCGCCGGTCTCGCGCAATCCCCGGCACCCGGCCAACTGCACCTGGCCCTCAGCCTGCTGGCCGGCCAGCAAGCCCAATGGGAAACGGCAGCCCGTGAGCTGCGCGAAGCCGTCAGGCTGATGCCCGGCCATGCGCAGGCACAGAGGAATCTGGATGCGGTGGAGCGCTATCTGGCGCGGGCCGGTGCGGGGGCGCGGGAATGA
- a CDS encoding NADH:ubiquinone reductase (Na(+)-transporting) subunit F: MTYELTIEPLGQTIEIEEGQTILDAALRAGIYLPHACCHGLCATCKVDILDGEVEHGEASSFALMDFERDEGKCLACCATVEGDITIEADIEEDPDARNLPVQDYDGEVTRIESLTPTIKGVWIKLDHPVEFQAGQYVNLALPGDIGTRAFSVASAPSTDGEVELNIRIVPGGKGTTYVHEELKAGDRLSITGPYGRFFVKKSANMPMIFMGGGSGLSSPRSMILDLLEEGCELPITLVYGQRNRDELYYHDEFVALAAKHPNFTYVPALSDEPEGSDWDGFRGYVHDAAKAHFDNDFRDHKAYLCGPPLMIDACITTLMQGRLFERDIYTEKFISAADAQQVRSPLFKAI; encoded by the coding sequence ATGACCTACGAACTCACCATTGAACCGCTCGGCCAGACCATCGAGATCGAGGAAGGCCAGACCATTCTCGACGCCGCGCTGCGTGCCGGCATCTACCTGCCCCACGCCTGCTGCCACGGCCTGTGCGCCACCTGCAAGGTGGACATCCTCGATGGCGAGGTGGAGCACGGCGAGGCCTCCAGCTTCGCGCTCATGGACTTCGAGCGCGACGAGGGCAAGTGCCTCGCCTGCTGCGCCACGGTGGAAGGCGACATCACCATCGAAGCCGACATCGAAGAAGACCCGGACGCCCGCAACCTGCCGGTGCAGGACTACGACGGCGAAGTCACCCGCATCGAGTCGCTGACGCCGACCATCAAGGGCGTGTGGATCAAGCTCGACCACCCCGTCGAGTTCCAGGCCGGCCAGTACGTGAACCTGGCACTGCCGGGCGACATCGGCACCCGCGCCTTCTCCGTTGCCAGCGCCCCGTCCACCGACGGTGAGGTGGAACTCAACATCCGCATCGTCCCCGGCGGCAAGGGCACCACCTACGTGCACGAAGAACTCAAGGCCGGCGACCGCCTGAGCATCACCGGCCCCTACGGTCGCTTCTTCGTGAAGAAGTCCGCCAACATGCCCATGATCTTCATGGGCGGAGGCTCCGGCCTTTCCAGCCCGCGCTCGATGATCCTCGACCTGCTCGAAGAAGGCTGCGAACTGCCCATCACCCTGGTCTATGGCCAGCGCAACCGCGACGAGCTCTACTACCACGACGAATTCGTCGCCCTGGCGGCAAAGCACCCCAACTTCACCTACGTGCCCGCCCTGTCGGACGAGCCCGAAGGCTCGGACTGGGACGGCTTCCGCGGCTACGTGCACGACGCCGCCAAGGCCCATTTCGACAACGACTTCCGCGACCACAAGGCCTACCTGTGCGGCCCCCCGCTCATGATCGACGCCTGCATCACCACCCTCATGCAGGGCCGCCTCTTCGAACGCGACATCTACACCGAGAAGTTCATCTCGGCTGCCGATGCGCAGCAGGTGCGAAGTCCTTTGTTCAAGGCGATCTGA
- a CDS encoding arylsulfatase — protein MTNTPRHSTRLARSLCLGLAALTGLCQAAIAQAAPQKRPNILIVVADDLGYSDIGRFGGEIATPNLDTLAQEGVTMTQFYASPFCSPTRAMLMSGSDNHLAGFGDMGELLVAEQRGKPGYEGHLNNRVVTMAEVLKGAGYRTAMTGKWHLGVPEEFSPAARGFEQSYAMVQGGASHFGDQLGVIAGNPDKTPMAVYRENGQQVNIPKDFYSSDFYTDKLIDYLETGKDTGKPFFAYLAYTAPHWPLQAPEVDIKKYEDRYKAGYEALRKERLERMRTLGIVGEQTAAYPGNPVWPKWDTLTPEQKRSEARRMAVYAAMVDRMDRNIGRMLDYLKRSGELDNTYIFFLSDNGADGNSVYDVARTREWIRKVMDNSTANLGLPGSFAEYGPGWAQVSATPFHLYKAYVYEGGITVPAIAWGPGMKQGAVKREVLRVTDIAPTVYQLAGARYPSTHEGHTVVPLEGKSMLPYLRGEADAVHGKDDAMGWELGGRKALRKGDWKIVYANPPWGSGQWELYNLADDRTELNDLAAAHPQKLGEMLAAWKDYVRKTGTLELPGLAERPGYSNSRNYYEDLEFEANLTPRTAR, from the coding sequence ATGACAAACACCCCACGACACTCGACCCGACTGGCCCGCAGCCTGTGCCTCGGGCTGGCCGCCCTCACCGGACTCTGCCAGGCGGCCATCGCCCAGGCGGCACCGCAGAAGCGCCCCAACATCCTGATCGTCGTGGCCGACGATCTGGGCTACTCCGACATCGGCCGCTTCGGGGGCGAAATCGCCACCCCCAACCTCGACACCCTGGCCCAGGAAGGCGTGACGATGACGCAGTTCTACGCCTCCCCGTTCTGCTCGCCCACCCGTGCCATGCTCATGTCGGGCAGCGACAACCACCTGGCCGGCTTCGGCGACATGGGCGAACTGCTGGTCGCCGAGCAGCGCGGCAAGCCCGGCTATGAAGGGCACCTGAACAATCGGGTCGTCACCATGGCCGAAGTGCTCAAGGGCGCCGGCTACCGTACCGCCATGACCGGAAAATGGCACCTGGGCGTACCGGAGGAATTCAGCCCCGCGGCGCGCGGGTTCGAGCAGTCCTACGCCATGGTCCAGGGCGGCGCCAGCCACTTCGGCGACCAGCTCGGCGTCATTGCCGGCAACCCCGACAAGACGCCCATGGCCGTCTACCGCGAGAACGGCCAGCAGGTGAACATTCCGAAGGATTTCTACTCTTCGGACTTCTACACCGACAAGCTGATCGACTATCTCGAGACCGGCAAGGACACCGGCAAGCCGTTCTTCGCCTACCTGGCCTACACCGCCCCGCACTGGCCACTTCAGGCGCCAGAGGTGGACATCAAGAAGTACGAAGATCGCTACAAGGCCGGCTACGAGGCCCTGCGCAAAGAGCGCCTCGAGCGCATGCGCACGCTGGGCATCGTCGGTGAGCAGACCGCCGCCTATCCGGGCAATCCGGTGTGGCCAAAGTGGGACACCCTGACCCCCGAACAGAAGCGCTCGGAAGCCCGCCGCATGGCGGTGTATGCCGCCATGGTGGACCGCATGGACCGCAACATCGGTCGCATGCTGGACTATCTCAAGCGTAGCGGCGAGCTGGACAACACCTACATCTTCTTCCTCTCCGACAACGGTGCCGACGGCAACTCGGTCTATGACGTGGCGCGCACCCGCGAGTGGATCCGCAAGGTCATGGACAACAGCACGGCCAACCTCGGCCTGCCCGGTTCCTTCGCCGAATACGGGCCCGGATGGGCCCAGGTGAGCGCCACCCCGTTCCACCTGTACAAGGCCTATGTCTACGAGGGCGGCATCACCGTGCCGGCCATTGCCTGGGGGCCGGGCATGAAGCAGGGCGCGGTCAAGCGCGAAGTGCTCCGCGTGACCGACATCGCGCCGACGGTGTATCAACTGGCCGGCGCCCGCTACCCGAGCACCCATGAGGGTCACACCGTGGTGCCGCTGGAGGGCAAATCGATGCTGCCCTACCTGCGCGGCGAGGCCGATGCCGTCCATGGCAAGGACGACGCCATGGGGTGGGAACTCGGTGGCCGCAAGGCACTGCGCAAGGGCGACTGGAAAATCGTCTACGCCAACCCGCCCTGGGGCTCGGGCCAGTGGGAGCTGTACAACCTGGCCGACGACCGCACCGAACTGAACGACCTGGCCGCCGCCCACCCGCAGAAGCTCGGCGAAATGCTGGCCGCCTGGAAGGACTACGTGCGCAAGACCGGCACGCTGGAGCTGCCGGGTCTGGCCGAGCGACCGGGTTACAGCAACTCGCGCAACTACTACGAGGATCTGGAATTCGAAGCCAATCTGACCCCGCGCACGGCAAGATAG
- a CDS encoding phenol hydroxylase subunit — translation MASAHPSAPRATRQGEFDPMRKFVRVRELRKDGFVEFDFAIGEPEIYVEMILHADAFDDFCADNQVEFLTDEPAAEDEQQWRLSQTSGRQFK, via the coding sequence ATGGCATCAGCACATCCGAGCGCCCCGCGGGCGACCCGGCAGGGCGAGTTCGACCCCATGCGCAAGTTCGTGCGGGTGCGCGAGCTGCGCAAGGACGGGTTCGTGGAGTTCGACTTCGCCATCGGCGAGCCGGAGATCTACGTGGAGATGATCCTCCACGCCGACGCCTTCGATGACTTCTGCGCGGACAACCAGGTGGAGTTCCTCACCGATGAACCCGCCGCAGAGGATGAGCAGCAGTGGCGCCTGAGCCAGACCTCGGGCCGCCAGTTCAAATAA
- a CDS encoding RNA 2'-phosphotransferase, whose translation MDIKALKRLSKQMSWALRHAAHEVGLVVDPDGYVLIDDLLPCLQRDLPWATRTSLEQVVATVETDKQRFSIDGDWIRANYGHSLDRQIEYPQGEPPAVLYHGTSEAALGEVMRAGLLPMSRQYVHLTTDRRLATRVGARHGKPVVLRVDTKAAIRDGIVFFQANPVFWLVAALPAMYLAGES comes from the coding sequence ATGGATATCAAGGCGCTGAAGAGATTGAGCAAACAGATGTCGTGGGCGCTGAGACATGCTGCCCACGAGGTCGGACTTGTCGTGGATCCCGATGGCTACGTCCTGATCGATGACTTGCTGCCCTGCCTGCAACGCGATCTGCCATGGGCCACACGCACCTCGCTCGAACAGGTGGTTGCCACAGTGGAAACCGACAAGCAGCGCTTCTCCATTGACGGGGACTGGATTCGAGCCAACTACGGCCATTCACTCGATCGGCAGATCGAGTACCCGCAAGGCGAACCGCCCGCTGTGCTCTACCACGGGACCAGCGAAGCTGCGCTGGGCGAGGTCATGCGAGCCGGCCTCCTGCCCATGAGTCGACAATACGTTCACCTGACCACAGACCGGCGCCTGGCCACTCGTGTCGGTGCTCGCCACGGCAAGCCGGTGGTGCTACGTGTTGATACCAAAGCCGCGATCCGAGATGGAATCGTGTTCTTTCAGGCGAACCCGGTGTTCTGGCTGGTCGCTGCCTTGCCGGCCATGTACCTGGCCGGTGAATCTTGA
- a CDS encoding aromatic/alkene/methane monooxygenase hydroxylase/oxygenase subunit alpha: MDMPVKKKKLGLKEKYALMTRDLGWEPSYEKHEDVFPLINYEGLKIHDWEKWEDPFRLTMDSYWKYQSEKERKLYAIIDAYNQNNGHLNVTDARYINAMKVFLSAVPSLEYNAHRGFARLGRHMAGVGPQVACQMQAIDELRHAQTQIHALSNYNRFYNGFHDWKHMNDRLWYLSVPKSFFEDACTSGPFEFIIAISFSFEYVLTNLVFVPFVSGAAYNGDMGTMTFGFSAQSDEARHMTLGLEVIKFMLEQDPANLPIVQKWIDKWTWRGVRLLTIVAMMMDYMLPKRVMSWKEAWEIYFEENGMSLFKDLARYGVKVPDCVEQIKKEKNHISHQAWTTFYAAAPMTNFHTWVPSDEELDWLSEKYPETFDQYYRPRFEFFREQAEKGERFVNPNLPQLCQVCQIPMLFTEPDEPTQTAYRQSEHKGEKYHFCSDHCQHIFDDEPEKYVEAWLPVHQIMQGNCFAEGADPTSPDFNPIASVLDWWHIENGRDNGDFAGSEDEKNFAQWRGMATSNN; encoded by the coding sequence ATGGATATGCCGGTTAAAAAGAAAAAACTGGGGCTCAAGGAAAAATACGCCCTCATGACCCGTGACCTCGGCTGGGAACCCAGCTACGAGAAGCACGAGGATGTGTTCCCCCTCATCAACTATGAAGGGCTGAAGATTCACGACTGGGAGAAGTGGGAAGACCCCTTCCGCCTGACCATGGATTCGTACTGGAAATACCAGTCCGAGAAAGAGCGCAAGCTGTACGCCATCATCGACGCGTACAACCAGAACAACGGCCACCTCAACGTGACCGACGCGCGCTACATCAACGCCATGAAGGTCTTCCTGTCGGCCGTGCCGTCGCTGGAATACAACGCCCACCGCGGCTTTGCCCGCCTGGGTCGTCACATGGCCGGTGTCGGCCCGCAGGTCGCCTGCCAGATGCAGGCCATCGACGAGCTGCGCCACGCCCAGACCCAGATCCACGCGCTGTCGAACTACAACCGCTTCTACAACGGCTTCCATGACTGGAAGCACATGAACGACCGCCTGTGGTACCTGTCGGTGCCCAAGAGCTTCTTCGAAGACGCCTGCACCAGTGGCCCCTTCGAATTCATCATCGCCATCAGCTTCTCGTTCGAGTACGTGCTGACCAACCTGGTGTTCGTGCCCTTCGTCTCGGGCGCCGCCTACAACGGCGACATGGGCACCATGACCTTCGGCTTCTCCGCCCAGTCCGACGAAGCGCGTCACATGACGCTGGGCCTGGAAGTCATCAAGTTCATGCTCGAGCAGGACCCGGCCAACCTGCCCATCGTGCAGAAGTGGATCGACAAATGGACGTGGCGCGGCGTGCGCCTGCTGACCATCGTCGCCATGATGATGGACTACATGCTGCCCAAGCGCGTCATGAGCTGGAAGGAAGCCTGGGAGATCTACTTCGAAGAGAACGGCATGAGCCTGTTCAAGGATCTGGCCCGCTACGGCGTGAAGGTGCCGGACTGCGTCGAGCAGATCAAGAAAGAGAAGAACCACATCTCCCACCAGGCGTGGACCACCTTCTACGCCGCCGCACCGATGACCAACTTCCACACCTGGGTGCCGAGCGACGAAGAACTCGACTGGCTCTCCGAGAAGTACCCGGAGACCTTTGACCAGTACTACCGCCCGCGCTTCGAGTTCTTCCGCGAACAGGCCGAAAAGGGCGAGCGTTTCGTGAACCCCAACCTGCCGCAGCTGTGTCAGGTGTGCCAGATCCCCATGCTGTTCACCGAGCCCGACGAGCCGACCCAGACCGCCTACCGCCAGAGCGAGCACAAGGGCGAGAAGTACCACTTCTGCTCCGACCACTGCCAGCACATCTTCGACGACGAGCCAGAGAAATACGTCGAAGCCTGGCTGCCGGTGCACCAGATCATGCAGGGCAACTGCTTCGCCGAAGGCGCCGACCCGACCTCGCCGGACTTCAACCCCATCGCCTCGGTGCTGGACTGGTGGCACATCGAGAACGGCCGGGACAACGGCGACTTCGCCGGCTCCGAGGACGAGAAGAACTTTGCCCAGTGGCGCGGCATGGCCACGTCCAACAACTGA
- a CDS encoding phenol hydroxylase subunit P4, protein MSVRSIRPFEPVVKDAAENFHGMQVVYLCWDKHLMFYAPIAKMLPPTLTFGQLIDAEITPAYSRHPDFAKIDWSAVQWSKDGEAFTPALDKSLRENGITHKTAIHFNTPGLNGINGSGF, encoded by the coding sequence ATGTCTGTTCGATCCATTCGCCCCTTCGAGCCCGTCGTCAAGGACGCGGCCGAAAACTTCCACGGCATGCAGGTGGTGTACCTCTGCTGGGACAAGCACCTGATGTTCTATGCCCCCATCGCCAAGATGCTGCCGCCGACCCTGACCTTCGGCCAGCTCATCGACGCCGAGATCACCCCGGCCTACAGCCGCCACCCTGACTTCGCCAAGATCGACTGGTCCGCCGTGCAGTGGAGCAAGGACGGCGAAGCCTTCACCCCGGCGCTGGACAAGTCCCTGCGTGAGAACGGCATCACCCACAAGACCGCCATCCACTTCAACACGCCGGGCCTCAACGGCATCAACGGCAGCGGCTTCTGA
- a CDS encoding HD domain-containing protein, which translates to MKNMQGKDWVEHIMRSPQWLRAKDWGHVRPGHPEGSVGRHVLEQVRPFVDGWYADDEDYWALVALCYLHDIGKPDTCYENGRLSGDSHSVISARIASDLGAPDRLVQVILSNDRAYSHWRKMQDKSGQWSAARWTPERREKFREEFGRDGLDTRLLILFHRADNAYRRPVSDDESIDHVRWFENSLIREGVVSSLPEAGQDRRMEWSDSR; encoded by the coding sequence ATGAAGAATATGCAGGGAAAGGATTGGGTCGAGCACATCATGCGCTCGCCGCAGTGGCTACGCGCCAAAGACTGGGGCCATGTTCGCCCCGGGCATCCGGAGGGCAGTGTGGGCCGGCATGTGCTGGAACAAGTGCGGCCATTCGTGGATGGCTGGTATGCCGATGACGAGGACTACTGGGCACTCGTGGCTCTGTGCTATCTGCACGATATCGGGAAGCCCGACACCTGTTACGAAAACGGACGGCTTTCGGGCGACTCGCACAGCGTGATTTCTGCACGAATCGCTTCGGATCTTGGCGCCCCGGACCGGCTTGTCCAGGTGATCCTCTCCAACGACAGGGCCTACAGCCACTGGCGCAAGATGCAGGACAAGTCCGGGCAGTGGTCGGCCGCTCGATGGACACCCGAGCGCCGGGAGAAATTCCGTGAAGAGTTCGGTCGCGACGGTCTGGATACCCGACTGCTAATTCTCTTCCATCGCGCCGATAACGCTTACCGCCGTCCGGTCAGCGATGATGAGTCAATTGACCACGTGAGGTGGTTCGAGAACTCCCTGATTCGTGAGGGTGTCGTCTCCTCGCTGCCCGAGGCCGGGCAGGATCGGCGGATGGAATGGTCGGATTCACGTTGA
- a CDS encoding aromatic/alkene monooxygenase hydroxylase subunit beta: protein MQIDLRTVSIKPLRNTFDHLVRRFGDKPASRYQEGSYDIQADANLQYRPMWEPEHELHDPGRTAIVMADWYEFKDPRQYYYGTYTLTRSRQQESAEANFDFVETRGLLAQLSDEDRQLVIDVLMPLRHAAWGANMNNTGMCADGYGTVITQPCMFAAMDNLGVAQYLTRVGLALNDTESLVAGRDAWMNDDMWQPLRRNVEKMLVTRDWFELMVAQNFVADGLLYPMIYEQFVDTRLNARGGAGVSMMCAFITEWSSEMRKWIDSVIKIAAKESDANRALLTQWTRSWRDRNVEALAPIAARAFGEDATHILDTITHAFNARAAKLGLDL from the coding sequence ATGCAGATTGACCTTCGAACCGTCAGCATCAAGCCGCTGCGCAACACCTTCGACCACCTGGTGCGCCGCTTCGGCGACAAGCCCGCCTCCCGTTACCAGGAAGGCAGCTACGACATCCAGGCCGATGCCAACCTGCAGTACCGGCCCATGTGGGAGCCGGAGCATGAACTGCACGACCCGGGCCGCACCGCCATCGTCATGGCCGACTGGTATGAGTTCAAGGACCCGCGCCAGTACTACTACGGCACCTACACGCTGACCCGCTCGCGCCAGCAGGAATCGGCCGAGGCCAACTTCGACTTCGTCGAGACCCGTGGTCTGCTCGCCCAGCTTAGCGACGAGGATCGCCAGCTCGTCATTGATGTGCTCATGCCCCTGCGCCATGCCGCCTGGGGCGCCAACATGAACAACACCGGCATGTGTGCCGACGGCTACGGCACGGTGATCACCCAGCCGTGCATGTTCGCCGCCATGGACAACCTGGGCGTGGCCCAGTACCTCACCCGCGTCGGTCTGGCGCTGAACGACACCGAGTCGCTGGTGGCCGGTCGCGACGCCTGGATGAACGACGACATGTGGCAGCCCCTGCGCCGCAATGTGGAAAAGATGCTCGTCACCCGCGACTGGTTCGAACTCATGGTGGCGCAGAACTTCGTGGCCGACGGCCTGCTGTACCCGATGATCTACGAGCAGTTCGTGGACACCCGGCTCAACGCCCGTGGTGGTGCCGGCGTGTCGATGATGTGCGCCTTCATCACCGAATGGAGCAGCGAAATGCGCAAGTGGATCGACTCGGTGATCAAGATCGCCGCGAAGGAATCCGACGCCAACCGCGCGCTGCTGACCCAATGGACCCGCTCCTGGCGCGACCGCAACGTCGAGGCCCTGGCCCCGATTGCCGCCCGGGCCTTCGGTGAAGACGCCACCCACATCCTCGACACCATCACCCACGCCTTCAACGCCCGTGCTGCCAAGCTCGGCCTCGACCTGTGA
- a CDS encoding LysR family transcriptional regulator: MLRADHLNLEAIQAFAVFSDSLNFTKAAQTLHISQPALHAKIRKLESQMSLPLYVREGRVLRLTPQGEQVARFGRELSERAQRFCDSANGVAQRPITLAAGEGAYMYLLGAGIQAFLSHQQTRLSLVTANRERSIQWVREGRALLGVAPLETVPDDIEAMPLSVVGQIVVANRAHPLAKRRSVELQDLAGCALIVPPEGRPHRHMLGQTLQSAGVPWSVAVEASGWELMMRFVQFGVGLAIVNACCTVPKELKRLPISGFPMIHYHLFHLRGSVLSAQARQLCEDLRQHANTWVQN; encoded by the coding sequence ATGCTGCGAGCAGACCACCTCAATCTCGAGGCCATCCAGGCATTTGCCGTGTTCTCCGACAGCCTGAATTTCACCAAGGCGGCCCAGACCCTGCATATTTCGCAGCCAGCCCTGCACGCAAAGATCCGCAAGCTCGAGTCGCAGATGTCTTTGCCCCTATACGTGCGCGAGGGCCGCGTGTTACGGCTCACGCCGCAGGGAGAGCAGGTTGCGCGATTCGGTCGGGAACTGAGCGAACGGGCCCAACGATTCTGCGATTCAGCCAATGGCGTCGCGCAACGACCCATTACACTCGCTGCGGGTGAGGGGGCGTACATGTACCTGCTCGGTGCGGGCATACAGGCGTTTCTGTCGCACCAGCAGACAAGGCTTTCGCTTGTGACCGCCAATCGTGAACGGTCGATTCAGTGGGTCCGCGAAGGGCGGGCGCTGCTCGGCGTCGCACCCTTGGAGACTGTTCCGGACGACATCGAGGCCATGCCCTTGTCGGTCGTTGGCCAGATCGTTGTGGCCAACCGTGCGCATCCCCTGGCAAAGCGGCGTTCGGTTGAACTGCAGGATCTCGCCGGATGCGCCCTCATCGTGCCGCCCGAAGGCCGACCCCATCGACACATGCTCGGCCAGACCCTGCAATCGGCTGGGGTCCCCTGGTCGGTCGCGGTTGAAGCCTCAGGGTGGGAGCTGATGATGCGCTTCGTGCAGTTCGGAGTCGGGCTCGCCATCGTGAATGCGTGCTGTACGGTCCCCAAGGAACTGAAGCGTCTGCCCATATCGGGCTTTCCGATGATTCACTACCATCTGTTTCATTTGAGGGGCTCTGTCCTCAGTGCCCAGGCCAGGCAGCTGTGCGAGGATCTTCGTCAGCATGCAAACACGTGGGTGCAGAACTAA
- a CDS encoding MmoB/DmpM family protein, whose translation MSDVFIALQANEESRYIVEALLIDNPTAVVDEQPAMVKINVPHQLVLKRETMEEVIGRPYDLQEMQINLITLSGHVDEDEDEFRLAWND comes from the coding sequence ATGTCTGACGTATTCATTGCCCTGCAAGCCAACGAAGAGAGCCGCTACATCGTCGAGGCCCTGCTCATCGACAACCCCACCGCGGTGGTGGACGAGCAGCCCGCCATGGTCAAGATCAACGTGCCGCACCAGCTGGTGCTCAAGCGCGAAACCATGGAAGAGGTCATCGGCCGCCCCTACGACCTGCAGGAAATGCAGATCAACCTGATCACCCTGTCGGGCCATGTGGATGAAGACGAGGATGAGTTCCGCCTCGCCTGGAACGATTAA